One genomic window of Thalassoroseus pseudoceratinae includes the following:
- a CDS encoding DUF1552 domain-containing protein → MSDRIFFNQGRQISRRTMLRGAGVAMSLPWLSAMQRALASEAETQPPRRFVAMTLGLGLLGDNLNPKESGRGYTPSLYLKQVADLRDQFTVVSGSSHPEVKGGHRAEASILTAQPMGSGGQAKNSISLDQYMAKYLGHHTRFPSLVVSSRGSNSPSYTENGSMIPAEDSPSQLFTKLFIDDSPAEQKKQSQRLREGRSILDLVQDDSKRLARELGNGDKDRLDSYLTAVRDLENRLAASEAWATRPKPKVDAKKPIDIRNSSDFVGQQKLMTDMIRLALKTDSTRFITYHLGGSGGVVPLPGVNEGYHSLSHHGRDDEKLEQLALVESAIIAAWGEFLRDLASEDDNGRSLLDQTSVFLTSNLGNASSHDNRNMPVLLAGGGFQHGKHLAFDQKNNYPLPNLYVSLLQRFGFETDRFATGTGTMTGLELRG, encoded by the coding sequence ATGAGCGATCGCATCTTTTTTAACCAAGGTCGTCAAATTAGCCGCCGCACAATGCTTCGCGGTGCCGGTGTGGCGATGAGTTTGCCTTGGCTGTCCGCGATGCAACGAGCACTCGCCAGCGAAGCGGAAACCCAACCGCCACGTCGATTTGTCGCCATGACGCTCGGCTTGGGACTGCTGGGAGATAATCTCAATCCGAAAGAATCCGGACGCGGTTACACACCGAGTTTGTACCTCAAACAAGTGGCCGACTTGCGGGATCAATTCACTGTGGTTTCGGGTTCATCGCATCCCGAAGTCAAGGGCGGACACCGAGCCGAAGCCAGCATTCTCACCGCACAACCGATGGGCAGCGGCGGGCAGGCGAAGAACTCGATTTCGCTCGATCAGTACATGGCGAAGTACTTGGGGCACCACACACGGTTCCCATCGTTGGTCGTCAGCAGCCGGGGAAGTAATAGTCCGTCGTACACCGAAAACGGTTCGATGATTCCCGCCGAGGATTCACCGTCGCAGTTGTTCACAAAGTTGTTCATCGACGATTCCCCCGCCGAGCAAAAAAAGCAATCGCAACGACTTCGCGAAGGCCGCAGCATTTTGGACCTCGTGCAAGACGACTCCAAACGGCTCGCTCGCGAACTTGGGAACGGCGATAAAGATCGGCTCGACTCCTACCTGACCGCCGTCCGCGATTTGGAAAATCGTCTCGCCGCTTCGGAAGCCTGGGCGACACGGCCGAAACCCAAAGTCGATGCGAAGAAACCCATCGACATCCGAAACTCCAGCGATTTTGTCGGTCAACAAAAATTGATGACGGACATGATTCGCTTAGCACTCAAGACCGACTCCACACGATTCATCACCTATCACCTTGGTGGGTCTGGCGGCGTGGTGCCGTTGCCGGGTGTGAATGAAGGGTATCACTCACTCAGCCACCACGGTCGCGACGACGAAAAGCTCGAACAACTCGCGCTCGTCGAGTCGGCCATCATCGCCGCTTGGGGGGAATTCCTCCGCGATCTTGCCAGCGAAGACGACAACGGCCGCAGCCTGCTCGATCAAACATCGGTCTTCCTGACCAGTAACTTGGGGAACGCCTCCAGCCACGATAACCGCAACATGCCCGTGTTGCTCGCCGGTGGCGGATTCCAACATGGAAAACATTTGGCATTTGATCAGAAGAACAATTACCCATTACCGAATCTTTATGTTAGTCTGTTGCAACGCTTCGGTTTTGAGACCGATCGGTTTGCAACCGGCACCGGCACAATGACTGGCTTGGAACTTCGCGGCTAA
- a CDS encoding DUF1501 domain-containing protein, with the protein MESPHTPVSRRDFFSRTRDGVFGAALTSLLCQDFFGSDALANEEHAPIKVHDLKAKPTHHPAKAKSVIHLFMNGGPSQMDLFDPKPVLNKMDGKPFPGSKEEIGNFSTAEVGVMMGGQYGFNRHGESGLWMADVLPETAKQIDDICFINSMWTDHPNHDNALYKIQSGRLFMGYPTLGAWTTYGLGTENQNLPAYVVLTDPLGPPKNGTRNWTSGFLPPLYQGTPFRPTGSPILNLKPQFDQSASVTDAATRLLNQLDEIHRHERPHTPQLDARIASYGLAGRMQLTASEALDLSRETKETQEMYGIGDDITDSYGKRCLLARRLVERGVRFVQLFLEEQPWDSHVDLGPNHRRICERTDRPVAALLKDLKQRGLLEDTLVIWGGEFGRTPTSQKSGDLYTGRDHNMQAFTSWMAGGGVKGGMAYGQTDEFGHAVVENPVSVHDFHATILHLLGLHHHKLFITRSGLEERLTGLHPPRVVEEILA; encoded by the coding sequence ATGGAATCACCTCACACCCCCGTATCCCGCCGCGACTTCTTCAGCCGGACCCGCGATGGCGTCTTCGGAGCGGCTCTCACGTCGTTACTTTGTCAGGACTTTTTTGGCAGTGATGCCCTCGCCAACGAGGAACACGCGCCGATCAAAGTGCATGACTTGAAAGCGAAACCGACCCATCATCCGGCGAAGGCGAAGTCGGTCATTCATCTATTCATGAATGGTGGCCCGAGTCAGATGGATTTGTTCGACCCGAAACCGGTGTTGAACAAGATGGATGGCAAACCGTTCCCGGGTAGCAAAGAGGAGATCGGCAACTTCAGTACCGCCGAAGTCGGCGTGATGATGGGCGGTCAATACGGTTTCAATCGGCATGGCGAATCGGGTCTGTGGATGGCCGATGTGCTGCCCGAGACCGCGAAGCAAATTGATGATATCTGCTTCATCAATTCGATGTGGACCGACCATCCAAACCACGACAACGCGTTGTACAAGATCCAAAGCGGTCGGCTGTTTATGGGCTACCCGACACTCGGCGCGTGGACGACCTACGGGCTCGGTACGGAAAATCAAAACCTGCCGGCCTATGTCGTGCTGACCGATCCCCTCGGTCCACCCAAGAACGGCACGCGAAATTGGACGTCCGGTTTTCTGCCGCCGTTGTATCAGGGTACGCCGTTTCGCCCGACCGGTTCGCCGATTCTCAACCTGAAACCGCAATTCGATCAGTCCGCATCCGTCACCGATGCCGCCACACGACTGCTCAACCAACTCGATGAAATCCATCGACACGAACGTCCCCACACACCGCAACTCGATGCACGCATTGCGTCATACGGGTTAGCGGGGCGAATGCAACTGACCGCCAGCGAAGCCCTCGATCTCTCCCGCGAAACCAAAGAGACGCAAGAGATGTACGGCATCGGCGACGACATCACTGACTCGTACGGCAAACGCTGTTTGCTGGCACGACGACTTGTCGAACGTGGTGTGCGATTCGTGCAACTGTTCCTCGAAGAACAACCATGGGACAGCCACGTCGATCTGGGGCCGAACCATCGTCGTATCTGTGAACGTACCGATCGCCCAGTGGCTGCACTCTTGAAGGATCTCAAGCAACGCGGTTTGCTCGAAGATACCCTCGTCATCTGGGGCGGCGAATTCGGACGCACCCCGACATCGCAAAAATCTGGCGACCTCTACACCGGTCGCGATCACAACATGCAGGCTTTCACCTCGTGGATGGCCGGTGGTGGAGTGAAGGGTGGCATGGCGTATGGGCAGACCGACGAGTTCGGCCACGCCGTCGTCGAGAACCCTGTGAGCGTTCACGATTTCCACGCCACGATTTTGCACCTGCTCGGCCTGCATCATCACAAACTATTCATCACTCGCAGCGGACTGGAAGAACGCCTTACCGGTTTGCATCCGCCGCGCGTGGTCGAGGAGATTCTCGCGTGA
- a CDS encoding PSD1 and planctomycete cytochrome C domain-containing protein codes for MVFRQFHRLPSTILTSLVLVGLATSLSADEPILFETKIQPIFEAKCGKCHSDTVHKGELNVSSMAGLIKGGESGESAIGEDIDSSMLWLMVDGGGMPPEDQPQLTEDELGLVEAWLRAGAPAKKPVVKTEKTLNQHDVLPIFLLRCVACHGNRRKDGGLDLSSVAAFQKGGKSGPAYVPGKPDESLLIKRIESEECPPGHLLLKFFVRRPPSSEVQTLKDWIAAGAPIEDVQPDVATTEPDSAVTDEDREHWAFQPPKATDSQTSIDEFLEARLHEVGLEFAPKADRNTLIRRAYYDLTGLPPTLEELSRWRDETSEDWYAVMVDHLLASPRYGERWGRYWLDLAGYADSEGGVSSDPIREAAWKYRDYVIKSFNNDKPYDRFLTEQIAGDELIDVEKADVVTDQMVENLVATGFLRMGIDQTGSRTMNFVPERLGVINDVIAVMGSSVMGLTLECCRCHSHKYDPLPQRDYYRFKAIFKGALDEHDWLSFKTRKLRFATPEHKQRVKEHNPPIQKKLKSLQTQLRNATKSLRHETLKYHYPDLTEDDINHGIAALRIADNTRTLRQRNLVEKLVRAELRPDSEQSKTILETRKQIETLERSIRETQTQLVPSFAIRALWDRGQPTPTYLLRRGEHNLPGPLVGPGVPSVLTDGQTPFTPEPPFPNGTPKTGRRLALARWLTEPDHPLTARVMVNRIWFHHFGRGLVATLENFGKQGEKPSHPELLDWLAVEFVERGWSIKEMHRLIMNSRAYQQSSRVSEVALEHDPQNILLSRMPMSRLDAEALRDALHFVAGKLNTKMGGPPASVSVDRDGLVSVNPTPEGTWRRSIYVQHRRTEIPTLMKTFDYPEMGPNCTVRTISIVSPQPLMLMHDAHVRDLATAFAERVEQEFADDPDITDEDRIEFIWNLALSRSPSEDELQAGRIALRDLRSLTGDDALITYCHVVLNSAAFLYID; via the coding sequence ATGGTATTCCGACAATTCCACCGTCTCCCGAGCACAATTCTCACAAGTTTGGTTCTCGTCGGCTTGGCAACCAGTTTGTCGGCCGACGAACCGATTCTGTTCGAGACCAAAATTCAACCGATCTTCGAAGCCAAGTGCGGCAAGTGTCATAGTGACACCGTCCACAAAGGCGAATTGAATGTGTCCTCGATGGCGGGACTCATCAAGGGAGGAGAGTCGGGCGAGTCGGCCATTGGCGAAGACATCGACAGCAGTATGCTGTGGTTGATGGTCGATGGCGGCGGAATGCCTCCCGAGGATCAGCCACAACTCACCGAAGATGAACTCGGTTTGGTCGAAGCGTGGTTGCGGGCGGGTGCCCCAGCTAAGAAACCCGTCGTCAAAACCGAAAAAACGCTGAATCAGCACGATGTGTTGCCGATCTTCCTGCTGCGATGCGTCGCCTGTCATGGGAATCGTCGAAAAGATGGCGGCCTGGATCTGAGTTCCGTCGCAGCGTTCCAAAAAGGCGGAAAAAGCGGCCCCGCGTACGTGCCGGGCAAACCCGACGAAAGTTTGCTCATCAAACGGATTGAAAGCGAAGAATGTCCGCCAGGGCATCTGCTGTTGAAGTTCTTTGTCCGTCGTCCACCGTCCTCCGAAGTCCAAACGCTGAAAGACTGGATCGCCGCCGGCGCCCCCATCGAAGACGTGCAACCGGACGTCGCCACCACCGAACCCGATTCGGCCGTTACCGATGAAGACCGCGAGCACTGGGCCTTTCAACCACCGAAAGCGACCGACTCCCAGACATCGATTGATGAATTCCTCGAAGCCCGTTTGCATGAAGTGGGTCTAGAGTTCGCCCCGAAAGCGGATCGCAACACGCTGATCCGCCGAGCGTACTACGACCTCACCGGTCTGCCGCCCACGCTCGAGGAACTTTCTCGTTGGCGTGATGAGACATCCGAGGATTGGTACGCCGTAATGGTGGATCACCTGCTCGCATCACCGCGATACGGCGAACGATGGGGACGGTACTGGCTCGATCTCGCAGGGTATGCAGACTCCGAAGGTGGCGTCTCTTCCGATCCGATTCGCGAAGCTGCCTGGAAGTACCGCGATTACGTGATCAAGTCGTTCAACAACGACAAACCTTACGATCGGTTCCTCACCGAACAGATCGCGGGTGATGAACTCATCGATGTCGAGAAGGCCGACGTCGTCACGGATCAAATGGTCGAGAACCTCGTCGCCACCGGCTTCCTACGGATGGGTATTGACCAAACGGGTTCACGGACGATGAATTTTGTACCGGAACGGCTGGGCGTCATCAACGATGTGATTGCCGTGATGGGGTCATCGGTGATGGGGCTGACGCTGGAGTGTTGCCGATGCCATTCGCACAAATACGATCCGCTCCCCCAACGCGATTACTACCGCTTCAAAGCGATTTTCAAAGGAGCCCTCGACGAACACGATTGGCTCAGCTTCAAAACTCGCAAACTGCGGTTCGCCACGCCCGAACACAAGCAGCGAGTGAAAGAGCACAACCCACCGATTCAAAAGAAATTGAAGTCGCTGCAAACACAGCTTCGGAATGCGACGAAGTCGCTGCGACATGAGACGCTAAAATATCACTATCCGGACCTCACCGAAGACGACATCAACCACGGGATCGCCGCGTTGCGAATCGCGGACAATACCCGCACACTCCGCCAACGAAATCTCGTGGAAAAACTCGTGCGGGCCGAACTTCGACCGGACTCCGAGCAATCGAAAACAATCCTGGAAACTCGAAAGCAGATAGAGACGCTGGAACGGTCGATCCGGGAAACGCAAACGCAACTTGTACCGTCATTCGCCATTCGAGCGTTGTGGGATCGCGGGCAACCAACGCCCACGTATTTGCTCCGTCGTGGCGAACACAATCTCCCTGGACCGTTGGTCGGGCCGGGCGTGCCATCGGTGCTGACAGATGGTCAAACCCCATTTACACCAGAGCCGCCCTTCCCGAACGGAACGCCCAAAACCGGCCGTCGATTGGCCCTGGCTCGTTGGCTCACGGAACCAGATCACCCGTTGACTGCCCGCGTGATGGTCAATCGAATTTGGTTTCACCACTTCGGACGCGGCCTCGTCGCAACCCTTGAGAACTTCGGAAAGCAAGGCGAGAAACCGTCGCACCCCGAGTTGCTGGATTGGCTTGCCGTCGAGTTCGTTGAACGTGGTTGGAGCATCAAAGAGATGCACCGATTGATCATGAATTCCCGGGCCTATCAACAATCGAGTCGAGTGTCCGAGGTCGCGCTTGAACACGATCCCCAAAACATTTTGCTCTCGCGAATGCCGATGTCGCGTCTTGATGCCGAAGCACTGCGGGATGCGTTGCACTTCGTGGCTGGCAAACTCAACACGAAAATGGGCGGACCGCCGGCATCGGTTTCGGTCGATCGCGATGGCTTAGTCAGCGTCAATCCCACACCTGAGGGAACTTGGCGTCGCAGCATCTATGTGCAGCATCGTCGGACGGAAATCCCCACGTTGATGAAAACGTTCGACTACCCGGAAATGGGACCGAACTGCACCGTGCGCACGATTTCCATTGTTTCACCACAACCGCTGATGCTGATGCACGATGCCCACGTCCGTGATTTGGCCACTGCATTCGCCGAGCGTGTCGAACAGGAATTCGCCGATGATCCAGACATCACCGACGAAGATCGCATCGAGTTCATCTGGAATCTTGCCCTCAGTCGCTCACCCTCCGAGGACGAATTACAAGCCGGACGAATCGCTCTCCGGGATCTTCGCTCACTCACCGGCGACGATGCGTTGATCACCTATTGTCATGTCGTCTTGAATTCTGCCGCGTTCTTGTACATCGATTGA